The following proteins are encoded in a genomic region of bacterium:
- the malQ gene encoding 4-alpha-glucanotransferase — protein sequence MDFPRSAGVLLHPTSLPGPYGIGDLGPAAHAYVDWLADAGAAYWQVLPVNPPGPASCPYTAHSTFAGATILVSPETMLADGLVAAADLEGAPDRAPDESDHVAAAAFKRALLDRAHERFAAALPAARRSFDEFRAAEAWWLDDFALYGALKRAHHGAAWWTWPSPFARREPKALARFRADRARDVERQAFGQWVFFDQWRRLRARAAARAVKIIGDLPMYVARDSAEVWARPEEFRLDDELRPTHVSGVPPDYFSEDGQLWGNPLYDWERMAREGYSWWIARTRAALRVVDVLRIDHFRGFAAFWEVPADAPTARPGRWVKGPGKKLFDALAAALGDLPIIAEDLGLIDKPVIALREAIGAPGMAVLQFAFSPAERSTFLPYHHRRRLVVYTGTHDNNTVRGWYEHDATEEERDFVRRYFAVPGHDIAWDFVRAALASVADLAVVPHQDLAGLGPEGRMNTPGVAEGNWLFRLHPSMLEPFLRERFRDLLWIYGRR from the coding sequence ATGGACTTCCCCCGCTCCGCAGGCGTCCTGCTCCACCCCACCTCGCTGCCCGGCCCGTACGGGATCGGCGACCTCGGCCCCGCCGCGCACGCCTACGTCGACTGGCTCGCCGACGCCGGCGCCGCGTATTGGCAGGTCCTCCCGGTCAACCCGCCGGGCCCGGCCTCCTGTCCCTACACCGCCCACTCGACCTTCGCCGGGGCGACGATCCTCGTCAGCCCGGAGACGATGCTCGCCGACGGCCTCGTCGCCGCCGCCGACCTCGAAGGCGCGCCGGACCGCGCCCCCGACGAGTCGGACCACGTCGCCGCCGCCGCGTTCAAGCGGGCGCTGCTCGACCGCGCGCACGAGCGCTTCGCCGCCGCGCTCCCCGCCGCGCGGCGTTCCTTCGACGAGTTCCGCGCGGCCGAGGCGTGGTGGCTCGACGACTTCGCCCTGTACGGCGCGCTCAAGCGCGCGCACCACGGCGCGGCCTGGTGGACCTGGCCGTCGCCGTTCGCGCGGCGCGAGCCGAAGGCGCTGGCCCGCTTCCGCGCCGACCGCGCGCGCGACGTCGAGCGGCAGGCGTTCGGCCAGTGGGTCTTCTTCGACCAGTGGCGGCGCCTCCGCGCGCGCGCCGCGGCGCGCGCCGTGAAGATCATCGGCGACCTGCCGATGTACGTCGCGCGCGACAGCGCCGAGGTCTGGGCGCGGCCGGAGGAGTTCCGCCTCGACGACGAGCTGCGGCCGACGCACGTCTCCGGCGTCCCGCCCGACTACTTCAGCGAGGACGGGCAGCTCTGGGGCAACCCGCTCTACGACTGGGAGCGGATGGCGCGGGAGGGCTATTCCTGGTGGATCGCGCGGACGCGCGCCGCGCTGCGCGTCGTCGACGTGCTGCGGATCGACCACTTCCGCGGCTTCGCGGCCTTCTGGGAAGTCCCGGCCGATGCGCCGACCGCCCGTCCCGGCCGCTGGGTCAAGGGCCCCGGGAAGAAGCTCTTCGACGCGCTCGCGGCGGCGCTCGGCGACCTCCCGATCATCGCCGAGGACCTCGGCCTGATCGACAAGCCGGTGATCGCGCTGCGCGAGGCGATCGGCGCGCCGGGGATGGCCGTGCTGCAGTTCGCCTTCTCCCCGGCCGAGCGGAGCACCTTCCTGCCCTACCACCACCGGCGGCGCCTCGTCGTCTACACCGGGACGCACGACAACAACACCGTCCGCGGCTGGTACGAGCACGACGCGACCGAGGAGGAGCGCGACTTCGTCCGCCGCTACTTCGCCGTCCCCGGCCACGACATCGCCTGGGACTTCGTCCGCGCCGCCCTCGCCTCGGTCGCCGACCTGGCGGTCGTCCCGCACCAGGACCTCGCCGGCCTCGGCCCGGAGGGGCGGATGAACACGCCGGGCGTCGCCGAGGGGAACTGGCTCTTCCGCCTGCACCCGTCGATGCTCGAGCCGTTCCTCCGCGAGCGGTTCCGCGACCTCCTCTGGATCTACGGCCGCCGCTGA
- a CDS encoding OmpA family protein — translation MRLSLVGGALLALGFAFAGPALAQEDADGSKDHPLLNRMANYFIFEYQARDFDSDSFEVRGAEPAVVEGKKTFIEYRIRDEAEPPSALAVMRNYQAALKRLGGQVLFEDTDGNYAKTTIKVERDGKEVWAGVVVGENGGYYRLTIVERKGMKQEVVADAAAWGADIAKTGHVAVYGILFDTDKAEVKPESAPALAEIARLLAADPALKLFVVGHTDAAGDFAHNMKLSQDRAAAVAAALVAKHGVAAARLSAQGVGPLAPVASNADEQGRAKNRRVELVKR, via the coding sequence ATGAGACTGTCTCTGGTTGGGGGGGCGCTCTTGGCGCTGGGCTTCGCGTTCGCCGGCCCGGCGCTGGCGCAGGAAGACGCCGACGGGAGCAAGGACCATCCGCTGCTCAACCGGATGGCGAACTACTTCATCTTCGAGTACCAGGCGCGCGACTTCGACAGCGACTCGTTCGAGGTCCGCGGGGCCGAGCCCGCGGTCGTCGAGGGAAAGAAGACCTTCATCGAGTACCGGATCCGCGACGAGGCGGAGCCGCCGTCGGCGCTGGCGGTGATGCGCAACTACCAGGCCGCGCTGAAGAGGCTCGGCGGGCAGGTGCTGTTCGAGGATACGGACGGGAACTACGCCAAGACGACGATCAAGGTCGAGCGGGACGGGAAGGAAGTCTGGGCCGGCGTCGTCGTGGGCGAGAACGGCGGGTACTACCGACTGACGATCGTCGAGCGGAAGGGGATGAAGCAGGAGGTCGTCGCCGACGCCGCGGCGTGGGGCGCCGACATCGCGAAGACCGGGCACGTCGCCGTCTACGGGATCCTCTTCGACACCGACAAGGCCGAGGTGAAGCCGGAGTCGGCGCCGGCGCTGGCCGAGATCGCGAGGCTCCTCGCGGCGGACCCGGCGCTCAAGCTGTTCGTCGTCGGCCACACCGACGCGGCCGGGGACTTCGCGCACAACATGAAGCTCTCCCAGGACCGCGCGGCGGCGGTGGCCGCGGCGCTCGTCGCCAAGCACGGCGTCGCGGCGGCGCGGCTCTCCGCGCAGGGCGTCGGCCCGCTGGCCCCGGTCGCGTCGAACGCGGACGAGCAGGGACGCGCCAAGAACCGGCGCGTCGAGTTGGTCAAGCGGTAG